Below is a genomic region from Flammeovirgaceae bacterium SG7u.111.
ATATCGAAAGAAGTTTCTAGCAACATAGCAGCTGAAAGGATAGAGGCCATAGGGTTAGCTATATTTTTGCCAGCAGCCTGTGGGTAAGAACCGTGGATAGGCTCGTATAAGCCCAAACCGCTTCCAATAGAAGCAGAAGGCAACATGCCCAATGAGCCAGCAATTACAGAAGCTTCATCGGTGATGATGTCACCAAATAAGTTTTCGGTTAAGATTACATCGAACTGAGAAGGGTTCAAGATCAACTGCATAGCAGCGTTATCTACAAACAAGAACTCCAATTTTACCTCAGGGTAGTTTTCTGCGGCAAACTTAGTCACTACTTCTCTCCAAAGCCTTGAAGTTACCAACACGTTTGCCTTATCTACTAAGGTAACGAGGTTTCTTCTCTTCTTAGCAGCTTCAAAAGCGAGCTTAGAAATTCTGATGATTTCTTCTTCGGTGTAGATGCTGGTTTCAAAAGCAGTTTTTCCATCTTCAGATCTGCCTCTTGGAGAACCGAAATATAGCCCTCCAGTCAATTCTCTAAACACCAAGATATCTGTTCCGCTGATGCGGTCAGCTTTTAGAGGAGAAGCTTCTTCCAATACTTTGTAGCTCTGAACGGGGCGCAAGTTGGCAAAAAGGCCCAACATTTTCCTCATTCTCAATAAACCTTGCTCTGGGCGTACAGGTGCAGTAGGATCATTGTCATATTTTGGGTGGCCAATAGCTCCGAAAAGAACAGCATCTGAGTTTTTACAAACTTCGTAAGTCTCATTTGGAAAAGGGTCGCCAGTTTCGTCGATGGCCACAGCGCCTACCAAAGCTTCAGTGAAGTTGAACTCATGACCAAATTTTGCAGCTACTGCGTTTAATACTTTTACTCCTTCTGCGGCAACTTCAGGGCCTATGCCATCGCCACCA
It encodes:
- the leuB gene encoding 3-isopropylmalate dehydrogenase, which codes for MKKNIGLLGGDGIGPEVAAEGVKVLNAVAAKFGHEFNFTEALVGAVAIDETGDPFPNETYEVCKNSDAVLFGAIGHPKYDNDPTAPVRPEQGLLRMRKMLGLFANLRPVQSYKVLEEASPLKADRISGTDILVFRELTGGLYFGSPRGRSEDGKTAFETSIYTEEEIIRISKLAFEAAKKRRNLVTLVDKANVLVTSRLWREVVTKFAAENYPEVKLEFLFVDNAAMQLILNPSQFDVILTENLFGDIITDEASVIAGSLGMLPSASIGSGLGLYEPIHGSYPQAAGKNIANPMASILSAAMLLETSFDMVEEAKAIRDAVEEALNTGFVTVDINPEKNYSTTEVGDKIASLI